DNA sequence from the Coffea arabica cultivar ET-39 chromosome 11c, Coffea Arabica ET-39 HiFi, whole genome shotgun sequence genome:
aaaagaagaaatatattaTGGGAAAGTCCAAATATCGgtgcaaatatatttttaaattagaGTTTGATAAGAAAAGTCCAAATATAAGCAAAAGGAAGCTGCAATAAATTAGACAAAGAATGTcagattgtttaattagataaggattttggatagagaatattaggttatttaattagataagaattttgaatgtaattaacaaacaagaataaatttGGTAGATGagataaagtagttgaagtaaatctcttgattcttatcaaattaaacATTCGGTTatgattcttgtgctgaaaaaaatacatacaaattcagctccacttaataagttcagcagaaaaatttttatttatcaaacacccaaaacatctgaatgtttAAATGAATTCAGTTTCAACACTTTTTTACGTTATCAAACAGATACTAGACTGTTTCATATTGCCACAATTTGTGTACAACTTACTAATCTAGTCAAATTTGAATAATATTCTGTGTTCACTCTTCTCATTCAgcataaaattatatttttaattataaaaattcaaCCTAATTGAATTTAACTCGATGAAAGCTGGTTTGAGTTTATCATGTTAAATAATCAGgtcaaacttaaaaataaaaaattttaaatttatcaaaataatcaaataaatttaaatactaACACCCCAACCCCTCCCCACCCTAATCAAGGCTAGACTGCTTCATATTGCCACAATTAGTGCACAACTTACTGCTAATAACACTAGTCTACTAACATTCCCTACAAGCCAAGGAAAATCTTCAAAATCCCCCGCAATCTATGTCCACATCCTACAAACTAAAATCCCCACCCTACGTGACTGGACCCCACACGCATGTGCCAACTGTATCCCAAACATTCACTTTCCCTTCATCTTTTCTTCTCCACTCCTCCTTTCCAAATTCCCACcttttcctattttcttgtttcttccccttcccctctATCCCCGCCGTTCCTTCTGCCCCATCAAAAACCCCaccagaatatatatatatctatatatataagaaaagaaaaccctcaATTCTTCCTCCTTCTCTctccaaaaatcacttcatttcccCACATGTCCACTCAAAAagccttaaaaaaattttagtccCCATTTTAAAACCAAAAATCCCATTTTTCCCCCCTTGCATTCTCTCAAGAAACTCtgaaaaattgaaacttttcTTGCAGAAGGAAGAATTTCAGTGGAAAATGGGAGAAGCCCACCTGGGATTTCCCTTTATGCTTTCTTTTGTGAtaatttttctgggtttttccCCTTCTATCCACTCCCAGTCCAGTGATGCTTCAGTAATGCAAGACTTGAAGAAGGCTCTCAACCCACCGAGTTCACTTGGCTGGGATGACCCAGACCCCTGTCAATGGAAGAACGTTGATTGCTCCAAGAATGACAACCGGGTCAACCGGATCCTGATTGGGAACCAGGGCCTGACTGGGTCTCTTCCAGATAGCCTCAGCAAGCTCAATGCTCTGCAATTTCTGGAGCTCCAGAACAACCATCTTACAGGGCCGTTGCCGAGTCTTAACGGGTTCGGTTCACTCCAGCGTGCTCTACTCGGCTACAACAATTTTTCATACATACCGCCGGATTTCTTCGCTGGTATGAACTCATTGCAAGTAGTTAGTCTGGATTATAATCAGTTTTCTTCATGGGTTATTCCTGATAGTATCAAAAGTGCTGCTTCCTTGAGTAGTTTCTCTGCAACATCAACTAATATTTCCGGGTCAATCCCGGACTTTTTTGGCCCGGATACATTGCCGAGTCTGACATCGCTTCATTTGTCTTTCAACAATCTCGTGGGCGGCCTGCCCGCGAGCTTTTCGGGTTCTTTGATACAGTCTTTATGGTTAAATGGTAACAAATTGAATGGTAGTATTGATGTTATAGGGAGTATGACTGAGTTAACTGAACTTTGGTTACATGGAAATGCGATTACTGGGCCGTTGCCCGATTTTTCGCGCTTGAAACAGTTGCAGAATGTTAGTTTTAGGGACAATAGTTTGACCGGACCAGTGCCGGAGTCGTTGGTAGCGTTGCCTTCGTTGTATATCGTGAATTTGACTAACAATAAGTTACAGGGGCCGACTCCGAAGTTTGCTGCAAAGTCTGTTCAATTGGATATGAATCCAGGGTCGAATAGTTTTTGTTCAGATGCGCCTGGGGAGCCGTGTGATCCGAGGGTTAATAGTTTGCTTGCTGTGGCAAAGGATATGGGGTATCCGATTCTGTTTGCGTCGGACTGGAGAGGGAATGATCCGTGTACGCCGTTGTGGTCGGGTATTAGCTGTATTAATGGGAACATAACCGTGGTGAATTATCCTGGTATGAAGTTGAATGGAACGATTTCTCCAAATTTTTCGTCAATTACAAGCTTACAGAAGTTgattttgtcaaataataatCTGACCGGAAGTGTTCCAGTGGAGTTGACTAGTTTGCCTAACCTTCAGCTTTTGGATCTGTCAAACAATTCGCTTTCTGGTTTTGTTCCGTCGTTTAAGAATAATGTGGTAGTGAGAGTTGCTGGAAATCCAAATATTGGGAAGCCTAGTCCTCCACCAAATGCACCTGGAACACCTCCTGGGAGTCCGCCTGGTTCCTCAGGTGGTGGTGGCGGCAGCCGTGGCGGTAATACAGGTGGTGGCAAAAAGTCATCTTCTACTGGTGTGATTGTGGGTTTGGTGGTTGGCATTGCTGCTGCCGTTGTGTGCATTGCATTCTTAGTTTTCTGTGTTCGTAAAAATAAACGTAAAGTTTCTGGAAGAGCTCAGGGTCCTAGCACTGTGGTTATTCATCCTCGCCATTCAGGGTCGGACCAAGATACTGTTAAGATCACGGTCGCAGGTTCTAGCGCTAATGGTGGAACAAGTGAAACATTCAGTATTGGAAGCAATGGACATCATAATATCCACATTGTTGAGCGAGACGGCCATACAATTAGAATTGAGGTCTTAAGGAATGTGACTGGGAATTTCAGTGAGGAGAATATATTGGGAAGAGGTGGATTTGGAACTGTTTACAAAGGGGAGTTGGATGATGGGACAAAGATTGCTGCCAAGAGAATGGAAACTGGAGTTATGAGCGACAAAGGTTTAGATGAGTTCAAGGCAGAGATTGCAGTTGTCACAAAAGTCCGACATAGGCATTTGGTCGCACTTCATGGTTATTGTTTGGAAGACAATGAGAGGATACTTGTTTATGAATATATGCCTCAGGGGCCACTCAGCAAGCATTTGTTCAGCTGGAAGGATGAACAGTTGAAACCCCTTGAGTGGAAGCAAAGGCTGACCGTTGCCCTTGATGTGGCTAGGGGTGTTGAATATTTACATGGTTTAGCTCAACAAAGTTTTATCCATAGAGATCTTAAACCATCCAACATCCTTCTGGGAGATGATATGAGAGCTAAAGTTGCAGATTTTGGACTTGTTCGCCTTGTGCCTGAAGGAAAAGCTACTGTGGTGACAAGATTAGCCGGAACTTTTGGCTACCTTGCACCAGAATATGCAGGTAACCTCTGCCTTGCTTTTTTGCATTTATAAACTTGTCTAATCGACCGATTGGAGGAATTGGCTGGGCCAggttgatttaaaaataaatgacTAAGTTAATACATTTTAAGTATGATGACAAATTGAAACAGAGTGGTAAATGCTAGCTCATATTTTCGATAGATTTGAAAGCATGGATCATTTTCATCACACTCCTAGGATATTTATTTGCTGTTAAGAGCCTTTACATTTTTGCTGCTTTTGTTGCGACTTTGGAGCAACACTGTCCAATCGTTACTGTCTCAATTTATGTTTGGGAAGGGAAATCTTTCACCTGTTAGTTGCAAAATGCTTGAAACCTTCTGAGATTGACTGTGATTTGTCATGCCCTGTGCTTTAGGACTTGTATACCTCAATTTTCCTCTATGGGAGGCAGTTCAGtggttgtatgaatttttgctTTTCAATGTAATAGTATAATTTAAGTTTCTTATGGACTCAAAATTGAACATTCTGCTATTATGTTCTATTTCATGTACCTCATTGTATTGTTTAATATACTTGACTAAATTCACTCCATCTCAAATTACCCAACTACAACTAACACGCTACATCCTTGACAGTCATGGGCCGTGTGACTACAAAAATTGACGTTTTTGCCTTTGGGGTGATATTGATGGAGCTAATTACTGGAAGAAAAGCTTTAGATGAAAGCCAGCCAGAGGAAAGCGCTCATCTTGTCCCATGGTTTCGTAGAATGCAGATCAGTAAGGATTTTCAGAAGGCCATTGACCCCATGATTGATCTTAATGAAGAAACTCTTTCTAGCGTGAACACTGTTGCTGAGCTGGCTGGCCACTGTTGCGCAAGGGAACCACATCAAAGACCTGACATGGGCCATGCAGTGAATGTGCTTTCATCCCTTGCCGAGCTTTGGAAACCAAGTGAACCTGATCCTGATGACATATATGGAATTGATTATGAGATGACATTACCGCAGGCCGTTAAGAAGTGGCAAGCTCTTGAAGGAATGAGCAGTATGGATAATACTTCTTTCATTGGCAGTAGTGAAAATACCCAAACCAGCATACCTACTCGGCCTTCTG
Encoded proteins:
- the LOC113719237 gene encoding receptor protein kinase TMK1-like — its product is MGEAHLGFPFMLSFVIIFLGFSPSIHSQSSDASVMQDLKKALNPPSSLGWDDPDPCQWKNVDCSKNDNRVNRILIGNQGLTGSLPDSLSKLNALQFLELQNNHLTGPLPSLNGFGSLQRALLGYNNFSYIPPDFFAGMNSLQVVSLDYNQFSSWVIPDSIKSAASLSSFSATSTNISGSIPDFFGPDTLPSLTSLHLSFNNLVGGLPASFSGSLIQSLWLNGNKLNGSIDVIGSMTELTELWLHGNAITGPLPDFSRLKQLQNVSFRDNSLTGPVPESLVALPSLYIVNLTNNKLQGPTPKFAAKSVQLDMNPGSNSFCSDAPGEPCDPRVNSLLAVAKDMGYPILFASDWRGNDPCTPLWSGISCINGNITVVNYPGMKLNGTISPNFSSITSLQKLILSNNNLTGSVPVELTSLPNLQLLDLSNNSLSGFVPSFKNNVVVRVAGNPNIGKPSPPPNAPGTPPGSPPGSSGGGGGSRGGNTGGGKKSSSTGVIVGLVVGIAAAVVCIAFLVFCVRKNKRKVSGRAQGPSTVVIHPRHSGSDQDTVKITVAGSSANGGTSETFSIGSNGHHNIHIVERDGHTIRIEVLRNVTGNFSEENILGRGGFGTVYKGELDDGTKIAAKRMETGVMSDKGLDEFKAEIAVVTKVRHRHLVALHGYCLEDNERILVYEYMPQGPLSKHLFSWKDEQLKPLEWKQRLTVALDVARGVEYLHGLAQQSFIHRDLKPSNILLGDDMRAKVADFGLVRLVPEGKATVVTRLAGTFGYLAPEYAVMGRVTTKIDVFAFGVILMELITGRKALDESQPEESAHLVPWFRRMQISKDFQKAIDPMIDLNEETLSSVNTVAELAGHCCAREPHQRPDMGHAVNVLSSLAELWKPSEPDPDDIYGIDYEMTLPQAVKKWQALEGMSSMDNTSFIGSSENTQTSIPTRPSGFADSFTSSDGR